In Halorhabdus rudnickae, the following proteins share a genomic window:
- a CDS encoding protein-glutamate methylesterase/protein-glutamine glutaminase codes for MSARTSTRAVVADDSHFMRSVISDILEDGGIEVVATAKHGREAVELVDEHDPDVVTMDVEMPEMNGIEAVEQIMATSPTPILMLSAHTDENADVTFEALEKGAVDFFTKPGGEVSMEMSRLKDQLVEMVHSVAEVDPTARSTETTGSSTTKGGEALSRPGAEQYVENPTLVIGSSTGGPTVVERVLSELPVDADLRILIVQHMPDEFTERFADRLDGRSEYSVREATDGDRIGGGEALVAAGGHHMVVANYRSGRLRVSLTEEPPVNSVRPAVDVTMESAAEVITDPLVGVILTGMGEDGAEGIRAIKQAGGRTLVQDESSSAVFGMPKRAIETGKVDTVRSLDEIASAILDAIKPEGH; via the coding sequence ATGTCAGCACGGACATCGACACGAGCCGTCGTCGCCGACGACAGCCACTTCATGCGGAGTGTGATCTCCGACATTCTGGAGGACGGTGGGATCGAGGTCGTCGCCACGGCGAAACACGGTCGGGAAGCGGTCGAGCTAGTCGACGAACACGACCCCGACGTCGTGACGATGGACGTCGAGATGCCGGAGATGAACGGCATCGAGGCCGTCGAGCAGATCATGGCGACGTCGCCGACGCCCATCCTGATGCTTTCGGCCCACACTGACGAGAACGCCGACGTCACCTTCGAGGCCCTGGAGAAAGGCGCCGTGGACTTCTTCACGAAACCCGGCGGCGAGGTGTCGATGGAGATGTCCCGGCTGAAAGACCAACTCGTCGAGATGGTACACTCGGTCGCCGAGGTCGATCCCACGGCGCGGTCGACTGAAACCACTGGTTCCTCGACCACCAAGGGGGGCGAGGCGCTCTCACGACCGGGCGCCGAACAATACGTCGAGAACCCGACGCTGGTGATCGGGTCCTCGACTGGCGGCCCGACCGTCGTCGAGCGAGTCCTCTCGGAGTTGCCCGTCGATGCCGACCTGCGGATCCTCATCGTCCAGCACATGCCTGATGAGTTCACCGAACGATTCGCCGACCGTCTGGACGGCCGCAGCGAGTACAGCGTCAGGGAAGCGACGGATGGCGACCGGATCGGGGGCGGCGAGGCGCTGGTGGCGGCCGGCGGTCACCACATGGTCGTCGCAAATTACCGTAGCGGTCGACTGCGGGTCTCGCTGACCGAAGAGCCGCCAGTCAACAGCGTTCGGCCGGCGGTCGACGTGACCATGGAAAGTGCGGCCGAGGTGATCACGGATCCACTCGTCGGCGTCATCTTGACCGGGATGGGCGAGGACGGGGCCGAGGGAATCCGCGCGATCAAGCAAGCCGGGGGACGGACGCTCGTCCAGGACGAGTCGTCCTCGGCGGTCTTTGGCATGCCCAAGCGGGCGATCGAGACCGGCAAGGTGGATACGGTCCGTTCGCTGGACGAAATTGCGAGCGCGATCCTGGATGCGATCAAACCGGAGGGACACTAA
- the cheA gene encoding chemotaxis protein CheA, whose product MEDQYLDAFIRESEEAITELNNSLLELESDPDDQQAMDSIFRTAHTLKGNFGAMGFEEASNLAHAIEDLLDEMRQGEMDVTPEIMDLVFAGVDDIEAIVGEIEAEGESTVETAAMVEDIRTVIEEGADAAGSDHEAGRDRSEDGSASGEDSTAAADGDTVDVESVLERVDVPKPDERSVYHVSVDVGDGNMQGVDAMLAVESLIEELDVLATDPDREAIEDGDFEETFSAFVADDDGESVQSTLDGMGPIEAATVTDATQAVAASDTGSTDDGGSTPSSSASSTDSSVDEIKSVRVDVGQLDTLHGLVEQLVTSRIKLRRAVEDESLDSANETLNELDKITASLQNTVMDMRLIPLRKVVGKFPRLVRDLSRDLGKEIEFTIEGEDIELDRTILTEISDPLMHILRNAVDHGIESPEEREQKGKPREGHIELRASRERDHVVITVEDDGAGLDVEGIREQALESGVRSADELERMDDSAIYDLVFHPGFSTAEEVTDTSGRGVGMDVVHETVTQLDGSVNVESTQGEGTTVSLRLPVTMAIVKVLFVQVGKEQYGIPIKNVDEITAATEARTINGNEVIKHNDEIYPIIDLAEGFDVPGETANGDGMLVRVRESERKVALHCDEVNSQEEVVVKPLEGILSGTPGLSGTAVLGDGNIVHILDVVTL is encoded by the coding sequence ATGGAGGACCAATATCTCGACGCGTTCATCCGTGAGAGCGAGGAGGCGATCACGGAGCTGAACAACTCGTTGCTCGAACTCGAATCGGACCCGGACGACCAGCAAGCGATGGACTCGATCTTCCGGACGGCTCACACGCTGAAGGGCAACTTCGGCGCGATGGGCTTCGAGGAAGCGAGTAACCTAGCCCACGCGATCGAAGACCTGCTGGACGAGATGCGCCAGGGGGAGATGGATGTCACCCCCGAGATCATGGACCTCGTCTTCGCCGGTGTGGACGATATCGAAGCCATCGTCGGCGAGATCGAAGCCGAGGGCGAATCGACGGTCGAGACCGCAGCGATGGTCGAAGACATCCGGACGGTCATCGAGGAAGGTGCCGACGCGGCCGGTTCCGACCACGAGGCTGGTCGTGACCGATCCGAAGACGGATCGGCGTCCGGTGAGGACAGTACCGCAGCCGCCGACGGCGACACGGTCGACGTCGAGTCCGTCCTCGAACGCGTGGACGTCCCGAAACCAGACGAAAGATCGGTCTACCACGTCAGCGTCGACGTCGGCGACGGGAACATGCAGGGTGTCGATGCGATGCTCGCCGTCGAATCGCTGATCGAAGAACTCGACGTGCTTGCGACCGATCCCGACCGGGAGGCCATCGAGGACGGTGACTTCGAGGAGACGTTCTCGGCGTTCGTCGCTGACGACGACGGAGAGAGCGTCCAGTCGACACTCGACGGGATGGGTCCCATCGAGGCGGCGACGGTGACCGACGCGACCCAAGCAGTCGCGGCGTCGGACACTGGATCGACCGACGACGGGGGCTCTACGCCATCGTCGTCGGCGAGCAGCACCGACTCCTCGGTCGACGAGATCAAGTCAGTCCGGGTCGATGTCGGACAACTCGATACGCTCCACGGGCTGGTCGAGCAGCTAGTCACCAGTCGGATCAAGCTTCGACGAGCGGTCGAAGACGAGAGTCTGGACTCGGCCAACGAGACGTTGAACGAACTCGATAAGATCACCGCCAGCCTCCAGAACACCGTCATGGACATGCGGTTGATCCCGCTGCGGAAAGTCGTCGGAAAGTTCCCCCGGCTGGTTCGGGACCTCTCGCGGGATCTCGGTAAGGAGATCGAGTTCACTATCGAGGGTGAGGACATCGAACTCGACCGGACGATCCTCACCGAAATCTCCGATCCCCTGATGCACATCCTCCGGAATGCCGTCGATCACGGGATCGAATCTCCCGAAGAGCGCGAACAGAAGGGCAAGCCACGCGAAGGGCATATCGAATTGCGGGCCTCCCGGGAACGCGATCACGTCGTCATCACTGTCGAGGACGACGGCGCGGGGTTAGATGTCGAAGGGATCCGCGAGCAAGCCCTCGAAAGCGGAGTCCGCTCGGCAGACGAACTCGAGCGGATGGACGACTCGGCGATCTATGACCTCGTGTTCCACCCGGGCTTCTCGACGGCCGAAGAAGTAACCGACACCAGCGGTCGTGGCGTCGGAATGGACGTCGTCCACGAGACGGTCACGCAACTGGACGGGTCAGTCAACGTCGAGTCGACCCAGGGCGAAGGGACGACTGTCTCTCTGCGCCTGCCGGTGACCATGGCCATCGTGAAGGTGCTTTTCGTCCAGGTCGGCAAGGAGCAATACGGAATCCCGATCAAGAACGTCGACGAAATCACCGCAGCCACGGAGGCCCGAACGATCAACGGTAACGAGGTCATCAAGCACAACGACGAGATCTACCCGATCATCGACCTTGCGGAAGGCTTCGACGTCCCCGGGGAGACCGCAAACGGCGACGGCATGCTCGTCCGCGTCCGCGAGTCCGAACGGAAGGTCGCTCTCCACTGCGACGAGGTCAACAGCCAGGAAGAAGTCGTCGTCAAGCCCCTCGAAGGCATCCTCTCGGGAACGCCTGGACTCTCGGGGACAGCCGTCCTCGGCGACGGAAACATCGTCCACATCCTGGACGTCGTGACGCTGTAG
- a CDS encoding CheR family methyltransferase, with product MSRRSGSQRGFESLLEYLESELSFESDFYNDAYMDRRITARMRRTDNENYRTYKRLLESDPDEQEALLDSLSINVTGFFRNPDAWEGLRPILKRLTAENREVQAWSAPCADGREPYSLAMLARDDPDIRADRLDILATDINPDILETARNGVYEASQTSDIEAELEPLADSDRYIDREGDTFTVRDDIREMVSFKQHDLIGGDPKSGFDLLLCRNFLIYIDAAYKNPIFETIRGSLRSGGYLMIGMTETIPAGARSAFEAADKQHRIYERT from the coding sequence ATGAGTCGCCGGTCAGGATCCCAGCGGGGATTTGAGTCCCTGCTCGAGTACCTCGAGTCGGAGCTATCGTTCGAATCCGACTTCTACAACGACGCCTACATGGACCGGCGGATCACCGCCCGGATGCGTCGCACTGACAACGAGAACTACCGCACTTACAAGCGGCTGCTCGAAAGCGACCCCGATGAGCAGGAAGCGCTGCTGGATTCGCTTTCGATCAACGTCACCGGGTTCTTCCGTAACCCCGATGCCTGGGAGGGACTACGGCCGATCCTCAAGAGGTTGACCGCCGAAAACCGCGAGGTCCAGGCCTGGAGTGCGCCCTGTGCCGACGGTCGCGAACCGTACTCCCTGGCGATGCTCGCCCGGGACGACCCGGACATCCGGGCCGACCGGCTGGACATCCTGGCGACGGACATCAACCCTGATATCCTGGAAACGGCACGCAACGGGGTCTACGAAGCCTCCCAGACAAGCGACATCGAGGCGGAGCTGGAACCGCTGGCAGACAGCGACCGATACATCGACCGCGAGGGCGACACCTTCACCGTCCGGGACGACATCCGCGAGATGGTCTCCTTCAAACAGCACGATCTCATCGGCGGCGACCCAAAGAGCGGGTTCGATCTCCTGCTGTGTCGGAACTTCCTCATCTACATTGATGCCGCCTACAAGAACCCGATCTTCGAGACTATCCGCGGCTCGCTTCGATCGGGCGGGTACCTCATGATCGGAATGACCGAAACCATTCCGGCTGGCGCGCGCTCGGCCTTCGAGGCGGCCGACAAACAACACCGGATCTACGAGCGG